The nucleotide window TCAGGTACGAGATAAAGGGATTCGGGAAAGCGACCAACTTGCTCAAACCTGAACTCAAAGGGTTGAAAACGCTGAAATGTTTTGGTGGCTCTAGCGAGATCGCTGTCTGTGAGCAAATCAGGAGATATAAACGGGAAAAGCACCGTGATATGCGCGGGCACTCCAACTGCAGCAGTTGGATCGTAACGTTCACGGAGGTTTCTTACCCAAGGTTCTGCTTCCGGGACAGTGACACCGAGTGCTGATTGCGGCATAGTGGGATACTATCCTTTTTTGGGGTTGGGAAATCTTCCCTCGTCCCAGTCGATAAGGTCATAAAATGTCTGAACCGCAGGGTCGTCGCATCCAGAGTAGATAGTCTGCAAAGCTTCTTCAAACTTTAAGCGAGCCCGTGGTCCCTTAGTTCCGAGCGTCACGCCGAAATCGTTCCACATACTGATCATCTCTGGCGTCGCCTCCTCCAATCCCAGAAACCACTGCTCAAGTTCCTCATCTGTCAAACCTTTGCACACATTGTCGACAAGTTCATCGGAATCTATGCCGAAGAAATACATGAACAATCCATCCGTTGCG belongs to Candidatus Poribacteria bacterium and includes:
- a CDS encoding DUF5069 domain-containing protein — its product is MSVVPRIVDKIRRDQEGILGEAYQEYLCNPSATDGLFMYFFGIDSDELVDNVCKGLTDEELEQWFLGLEEATPEMISMWNDFGVTLGTKGPRARLKFEEALQTIYSGCDDPAVQTFYDLIDWDEGRFPNPKKG